A genomic window from Lotus japonicus ecotype B-129 chromosome 1, LjGifu_v1.2 includes:
- the LOC130728776 gene encoding uncharacterized protein LOC130728776 translates to MNSIRSLCPGRQAWKIRARVIRKWEMSPAAEPSKPYALQLVLIDSEGCKIEANIKKYLMSKFQRDIVEGNVYTFTFFVLVDNNGSYRAAEHDYKVMVASLSEKKCAEGIGALNFQGQLDDKPQNGGRPCKMAHLRCAPC, encoded by the exons ATGAATTCCATTCGAAGTTTATGCCCTGGTAGACAAGCATGGAAGATCAGAGCAAGAGTTATTAGGAAATGGGAGATGTCACCTGCTGCTGAACCTTCCAAACCATATGCTTTGCAGCTTGTGTTGATTGATTCAGAG GGGTGTAAAATAGAGGCAAATATCAAGAAGTATTTGATGAGCAAATTCCAAAGGGACATAGTTGAAGGAAATGTATACACTTTTACATTTTTTGTGTTGGTGGATAACAACGGTTCTTATCGTGCTGCTGAACATGATTACAAG GTTATGGTTGCAAGTCTCAGTGAGAAGAAATGTGCAGAAGGCATTGGTGCACTGAATTTTCAAGGACAACTTGATGACAAGCCCCAAAATGGGGGAAGGCCTTGCAAGATGGCTCATCTTAG ATGTGCTCCTTGCTGA